A single region of the Mesorhizobium sp. NZP2077 genome encodes:
- a CDS encoding proline/glycine betaine ABC transporter permease yields the protein MTRSYREQDWSSSIAEFTGVNSSYYQGKFADLFEGSRARLRPNWAAAIVGPLWAASRGLFGAFLVAGLVEIALVIGIVFLSTGGLSVDNMSRAQSLEKLSEARLTQANDERQKGNEAAANQMQELSKSLAQSAANERAVANDKARAATMLIVSTIAGLLGLRAIFAVAGDWLYSRQYMRWRRDRATPSRRSYQRVVACGLLLVIIYVVALFGAKVPQLASTLAIQTNTSELAGITATALDRFFTSITQSGRSIFDAITGSISALVASVESLLEGLPWICTILVVVFAAWLLAGSGTAAFTGAGLVYLALFGFWQKSMVTIALLGTAAVLALSIGIPLGIICGKSPRAYRIFRPMLDLMQTMPAFIYLVPIIAFFGIGKTPGVLATIIFGMPPVARLTALGLQQVPLSIREAAVAFGATPWQSLVKVELPLAMPSIMAGINQTILMCLSMVVIASLIGAGGLGEDVLQALQFASVGQGFLVGAAVLICAIILDRLIQGKRSNNQ from the coding sequence ATGACAAGGTCATACAGGGAGCAGGACTGGTCGAGTTCAATCGCCGAATTCACGGGCGTCAACAGCAGCTACTACCAAGGTAAGTTTGCGGACCTCTTTGAGGGAAGCCGCGCCAGACTCAGACCCAATTGGGCAGCCGCCATAGTAGGTCCATTGTGGGCTGCTTCACGCGGCTTGTTCGGGGCGTTCCTGGTAGCAGGGCTGGTCGAGATTGCCTTGGTCATCGGCATTGTCTTCCTGAGCACCGGTGGCCTCAGCGTCGACAACATGTCGCGTGCTCAGTCACTTGAAAAACTTAGTGAGGCGCGCCTCACCCAGGCGAATGACGAGCGCCAGAAAGGGAATGAGGCGGCGGCGAACCAGATGCAGGAACTTTCGAAGTCGCTCGCTCAGTCAGCGGCGAACGAAAGAGCAGTTGCCAACGACAAGGCTCGGGCCGCAACGATGCTAATCGTCTCAACTATCGCAGGCCTGCTAGGTTTGCGGGCGATTTTTGCAGTGGCAGGAGATTGGCTCTATTCGCGCCAGTACATGCGCTGGCGGCGGGACCGAGCCACGCCATCAAGACGCAGCTATCAGCGTGTCGTGGCCTGTGGGCTCTTGTTAGTCATCATCTACGTCGTCGCGCTTTTCGGCGCCAAAGTACCACAACTTGCCAGTACGCTGGCCATCCAGACGAACACCTCAGAGCTGGCAGGTATTACAGCAACTGCCCTCGATCGATTTTTTACGTCGATAACACAATCGGGCCGGTCGATCTTTGATGCGATTACAGGAAGCATCTCGGCACTAGTCGCCTCGGTGGAAAGCCTTCTCGAAGGACTTCCGTGGATTTGTACGATCCTGGTGGTTGTCTTTGCTGCATGGCTGCTTGCGGGCTCTGGAACCGCAGCGTTCACCGGGGCAGGATTGGTTTACCTGGCTCTTTTCGGTTTCTGGCAGAAGAGCATGGTTACGATCGCGCTTTTGGGAACGGCGGCTGTGTTGGCGCTCAGCATAGGCATTCCCTTGGGAATTATCTGCGGCAAGAGCCCAAGGGCGTACCGCATATTCCGGCCTATGCTCGATCTCATGCAGACGATGCCCGCGTTCATCTATCTGGTGCCCATCATCGCATTCTTTGGCATCGGTAAGACGCCGGGGGTCTTGGCCACGATTATCTTCGGAATGCCGCCGGTAGCGCGCCTGACAGCTCTGGGTCTTCAGCAGGTACCGCTCAGCATCAGGGAGGCGGCCGTCGCGTTCGGTGCGACCCCTTGGCAGAGTCTGGTGAAAGTCGAGTTGCCGCTCGCCATGCCGTCGATCATGGCAGGGATCAACCAGACGATCTTGATGTGTTTATCGATGGTGGTGATTGCTTCGCTCATTGGCGCCGGCGGCCTGGGCGAGGATGTTTTGCAGGCACTGCAATTCGCGTCCGTCGGACAAGGTTTCTTGGTGGGGGCGGCAGTGCTGATCTGCGCCATCATCTTGGATAGGCTCATACAAGGGAAAAGGAGTAATAACCAATGA
- a CDS encoding glycine betaine ABC transporter substrate-binding protein yields the protein MKIKLSMLALAVAMGLAAPAAAQEKIKIGSSNWPSLQAMSSVLKEITEKYFGASAEVVNSTLPIIMASMDKGEIDILPEIWSPNHDSLINTYVKEKQTVKLGSLTFPSISGMCTTRHTQEKFGVKSIYDLSRPEIADVFRSAAGGKPKLWVGPAGWSSSKTELIRARDYGYADLFELTTVEESLAIVDLEQAIRADTPWIGICYTPHPTFSRKEVVMLDEPPHDPAKWKIVQPDQNPNWLAMSSSTTAWAPISVNIAYAKELEAKDPKLVALLNNITLDPAEIAQWIDAVGTKKIDPDTFAKDWVSKNDAKILGWMAGKAQ from the coding sequence ATGAAGATCAAGCTTTCGATGCTCGCTCTTGCCGTCGCAATGGGGTTGGCCGCACCGGCAGCGGCCCAGGAGAAAATCAAGATCGGATCCTCCAATTGGCCATCGCTCCAGGCGATGTCCAGTGTCCTGAAGGAAATAACAGAAAAATACTTCGGTGCGTCTGCCGAGGTGGTCAACAGTACACTGCCTATCATTATGGCATCGATGGATAAAGGCGAGATCGATATTCTGCCAGAAATCTGGTCTCCGAACCACGACAGTCTGATCAACACCTACGTCAAGGAAAAGCAAACCGTCAAACTGGGCAGTTTGACTTTCCCTTCAATTTCCGGGATGTGCACCACGCGTCACACGCAGGAGAAATTCGGCGTGAAGTCGATCTATGATCTGTCGCGTCCCGAGATCGCAGACGTATTCAGGTCGGCTGCAGGCGGCAAGCCGAAACTTTGGGTCGGCCCTGCCGGCTGGAGCTCGTCAAAAACCGAGCTTATCCGTGCCCGAGACTACGGATATGCCGACCTCTTTGAACTGACGACTGTCGAGGAAAGCCTTGCGATTGTGGACTTGGAACAGGCGATAAGAGCTGACACGCCATGGATAGGCATCTGCTACACCCCTCACCCGACCTTCTCCCGCAAGGAGGTCGTAATGCTCGACGAGCCGCCGCATGACCCGGCGAAGTGGAAGATTGTACAGCCCGACCAGAACCCGAACTGGCTTGCGATGTCATCGTCGACGACCGCCTGGGCTCCGATCTCGGTCAACATCGCCTATGCCAAGGAGCTGGAAGCAAAGGATCCGAAGCTTGTCGCACTCCTCAACAACATCACGCTTGATCCGGCTGAAATCGCCCAGTGGATCGATGCGGTTGGCACCAAGAAAATCGATCCCGACACCTTCGCGAAGGACTGGGTCTCGAAGAACGACGCAAAAATTCTCGGCTGGATGGCAGGCAAAGCCCAATAG
- a CDS encoding M24 family metallopeptidase produces the protein MSYVIPFDAEEYDARLRKIKERMEGAGIDLLLCTDPANINYLTGLDALSFYVPQVLLVHKDEAEPFWFGRMMDTSSLKVTTRLPEKNLLPYPETMLHQQHVHPFQLLSEHIQTRGWASQTIGVEMDVDYYTARCHQTLVVGLPNAKIVDNRRLVNWVRLAKSPAELRYMREAGKITTVAMQEAIDNLLAGKRSYEVAADILHTSVMGTDGLYGDSPAAFPFVMVGENAHACHLYWTDRDMPENEMVVLELAGVRKRYHSPLARTILLGKVTDEPRRLADIIIEGVDRALEAAKPGVTCGEVENIWQDVLRRNNLTKDSRVGYPVGIAYPPDWGEKTANIQNGDKTVLEAGMCFHFQSGLWLDKQGIALSETFAVTENGGERLAQVPHRLFYQH, from the coding sequence ATGTCATATGTAATCCCATTCGACGCGGAAGAGTACGATGCGCGCCTTCGAAAGATCAAGGAGAGGATGGAAGGTGCTGGAATAGACCTTCTGCTTTGTACCGACCCGGCGAACATTAATTACCTAACGGGTCTTGATGCGCTCTCGTTCTATGTGCCCCAGGTCCTCCTGGTGCACAAAGACGAAGCTGAACCGTTCTGGTTCGGTCGCATGATGGACACATCGTCCCTCAAGGTTACCACCCGACTGCCCGAGAAGAATTTGTTGCCGTACCCAGAAACTATGCTGCATCAGCAGCACGTCCATCCCTTCCAGTTGCTAAGCGAGCACATCCAAACTCGCGGGTGGGCCAGCCAAACGATCGGGGTCGAAATGGACGTCGACTACTACACTGCCCGATGCCATCAGACTCTCGTGGTGGGGTTGCCCAACGCCAAGATCGTCGACAACCGTCGTCTCGTAAACTGGGTTCGGCTGGCTAAATCGCCAGCGGAACTCCGTTACATGCGAGAGGCCGGGAAAATCACCACCGTCGCCATGCAGGAGGCTATCGACAACTTGCTGGCCGGAAAAAGGAGCTATGAGGTAGCAGCTGACATCCTCCATACATCGGTCATGGGCACCGATGGGCTCTACGGGGACTCTCCTGCGGCATTTCCATTTGTGATGGTTGGTGAGAATGCCCACGCCTGCCATCTGTACTGGACCGACCGGGACATGCCCGAGAACGAAATGGTTGTTCTAGAACTGGCGGGCGTCCGCAAGCGGTATCACAGCCCGCTTGCTCGAACGATCCTTCTTGGTAAAGTGACCGACGAGCCGCGCCGACTTGCCGATATCATCATCGAAGGTGTCGATCGGGCACTTGAGGCTGCGAAACCGGGTGTGACGTGCGGCGAGGTCGAGAATATCTGGCAGGATGTCCTGCGAAGGAATAATCTTACAAAAGACAGCCGCGTTGGCTATCCTGTTGGCATTGCCTACCCGCCGGACTGGGGTGAGAAGACAGCCAACATCCAGAATGGTGATAAGACTGTCCTGGAAGCGGGAATGTGCTTCCACTTCCAGTCAGGCCTTTGGCTAGATAAGCAGGGTATTGCGCTCTCGGAGACGTTCGCAGTCACCGAAAACGGAGGTGAACGCCTAGCCCAGGTCCCACATCGCCTATTTTATCAACATTGA
- a CDS encoding Lrp/AsnC family transcriptional regulator, which yields MSTEDIDDYDRKILEIIQVDAELPASTIAEVVNLSASAVQRRIKRLKDLGVIVATVAVVDGKKVGRPLVFLAAVEVERERKDLLNQLKKWLLGESYVQQAFYTTGASDLTVIITAKDVEEYDHITQMMVEMNPNIKRINTSVCLQIYKRGSIIPTD from the coding sequence GTGAGCACTGAAGACATCGACGACTACGACAGGAAGATCCTCGAGATCATCCAGGTCGACGCCGAACTCCCGGCCTCGACGATCGCCGAAGTGGTGAACCTGTCGGCATCGGCGGTCCAGCGCCGAATCAAACGTCTGAAAGACTTAGGGGTTATCGTCGCTACCGTCGCTGTGGTTGACGGCAAAAAGGTCGGCCGCCCGCTGGTATTCCTAGCCGCCGTAGAGGTTGAGCGAGAGCGCAAGGACCTTCTTAACCAGCTTAAGAAATGGTTGCTGGGCGAGAGCTATGTACAGCAGGCGTTCTACACAACAGGTGCATCCGACCTCACCGTGATCATTACAGCGAAAGATGTTGAGGAATATGATCACATTACCCAGATGATGGTGGAGATGAACCCGAACATAAAGCGGATTAATACGAGCGTCTGTCTGCAGATTTACAAACGTGGAAGCATTATCCCAACTGACTGA